In Mercenaria mercenaria strain notata chromosome 15, MADL_Memer_1, whole genome shotgun sequence, a single genomic region encodes these proteins:
- the LOC128548938 gene encoding A disintegrin and metalloproteinase with thrombospondin motifs 18-like, with translation MEFPLPGTLYTADQQCKMRSNESYVFYRADNNKFDPCRNIICRFQGNQALRFSSPFLDGTDCNNTRMWCIQGKCIPIDKEHESIAPVDGSWSAWETDYSACSRSCGGGSK, from the exons ATGGAGTTTCCTTTGCCAGGGACGTTGTATACGGCCGATCAACAGTGCAAAATGCGGAGTAACGAGAGTTATGTATTCTACAGAGCTGATAACAAC aaattcGACCCTTGCCGAAACATTATATGTCGATTTCAAGGCAACCAGGCTTTGCGGTTTTCTTCACCATTTCTAGACGGTACTGACTGCAACAATACAAGAATG TGGTGTATACAGGGAAAGTGCATACCAATAGATAAGGAACACGAGTCGATAGCACCAGTCGATGGCAGTTGGTCGGCCTGGGAGACAGATTATTCCGCCTGCAGTAGATCCTGTGGCGGTGGGTCCAAATAA